The following proteins come from a genomic window of Scylla paramamosain isolate STU-SP2022 unplaced genomic scaffold, ASM3559412v1 Contig19, whole genome shotgun sequence:
- the LOC135097392 gene encoding conserved oligomeric Golgi complex subunit 6-like isoform X2: protein MLAWVHQALPSEREAAQSLFAKCSNLDPTEQTRSTVASISESVCRPPRTRIEQTIVTDQRQEGGKKPVMLYKISNLLRFYHNTVLQVTDAGLLVATLDELHQLSYKMFLYQHCRVK from the exons ATGCTGGCATGGGTGCATCAGGCCCTCCCTTCTGAACGTGAGGCGGCCCAATCACTTTTTGCCAAGTGCTCCAATCTAG ACCCAACAGAGCAGACAAGGAGTACTGTGGCTAGCATATCGGAGAGTGTTTGCCGTCCTCCTAGAACCAGAATTGAGCAGACGATTGTGACAGACCAGCGTcaggagggaggcaagaaacCCGTCATGTTGTACAAGATAAGCAACCTCCTCAGATTCTATCACAACACTGTTTTGCAG GTGACTGATGCAGGACTGCTGGTGGCCACTCTTGATGAACTCCACCAGCTAAGCTACAAGATGTTTTTATATCAGCACTGCAGAGTCAA GTGA
- the LOC135097392 gene encoding conserved oligomeric Golgi complex subunit 6-like isoform X1: MQETVAEAFVRCFQLTPDEVATIKGSTRESPITPEFFTILDKTQKIRSNTKYLLQTGHQNTALDVVEQMNVCREAGLERLYRWCQGQCCSPDPSPLLTQALAALQERPVLFNLVVEEWVVAVRRG; this comes from the exons ATGCAGGAGACAGTGGCTGAGGCATTTGTGAGGTGCTTCCAATTGACACCAGATGAGGTAGCCACCATCAAGGGGTCCACCAGAGAGTCTCCCATCACCCCAGAGTTCTTTACCATCTTGGACAAGACACAGAAGATACGCAGCAACACCAAGTACCTCCTGCAG aCGGGCCACCAAAACACTGCCTTGGACGTGGTGGAGCAAATGAATGTGTGCCGTGAAGCAGGTCTGGAGAGGCTGTACCGCTGGTGTCAGGGGCAGTGTTGCTCCCCAGACCCCTCACCTTTGCTCACACAAGCCTTAGCAGCTCTGCAGGAGAGACCAGTGCTCTTCAA cctggtggtggaggagtgggtggtggcggtgagacGAGGATAG